The following coding sequences are from one Formosa haliotis window:
- a CDS encoding ATP-dependent DNA helicase RecQ — protein sequence MSKVEVNLHSALKKHFGFNAFKGLQESVIESLLKGQDTFVIMPTGGGKSLCYQLPALMQDGTAIIVSPLIALMKNQVDAIRGISNEEGIAHVLNSSLNKTEIKRVKEDITNGVTKLLYVAPESLTKEENVEFLRSVKVSFVAIDEAHCISEWGHDFRPEYRNLRQIIKRIDETVPIIGLTATATPKVQEDILKNLGIHDAVTFKASFNRPNLYYEVRPKTKQVDSDIIRFVKQNEGKSGIIYCLSRKRVEELAQVLQVNGIKALPYHAGLDAKTRVKHQDMFLMEDVDVIVATIAFGMGIDKPDVRFVIHHDIPKSIESYYQETGRAGRDGGEGHCLAYYSYKDIEKLEKFMSGKPVAEQEIGHALLQEVVAFAETSISRRKFILHYFGEEFDNETGEGGDMDDNVRHPKKQTEAKDDAVLLLKTVVNTKEKYKSKDLVNVVIGKSNALIKSHKTDEQPFFGKGKHKEDKYWMALLRQVLVAGYLKKDIETYGVLKINEAGKAFIKSPTSFMMTEDHVFSSEQEDNAIASIKGGAATTDAALMRMLKDLRKKNAKKLGVPPFVIFQDPSLEDMALKYPISMTELSNVHGVGEGKAKKYGADFVKLIAQYVEDNDIVRPDDLVVKSTGSNSGLKLYIIQNIDRKLPLDDIASAKGMEMKDFIKEMEAIVFSGTKLNIDYWINDILDEDQQEEIHDYFMESETDKIDLAIEEFDGDYDDEELRLYRIKFISEVAN from the coding sequence ATGTCAAAAGTTGAAGTTAACTTGCATTCTGCACTTAAAAAACATTTTGGATTTAACGCATTTAAAGGGTTACAAGAATCGGTTATTGAAAGTCTATTAAAAGGTCAAGATACCTTTGTAATCATGCCGACAGGAGGTGGTAAATCTTTATGTTATCAACTCCCCGCGTTAATGCAAGATGGTACAGCGATTATTGTGTCTCCATTAATCGCACTTATGAAAAATCAAGTAGATGCCATTCGTGGGATCTCTAACGAAGAAGGTATAGCACACGTTTTAAATTCTTCGCTTAATAAAACAGAAATTAAACGTGTAAAAGAGGATATTACAAATGGCGTTACTAAATTATTGTATGTCGCCCCAGAATCCTTAACGAAAGAAGAGAATGTAGAGTTTTTACGCTCTGTAAAAGTGTCTTTCGTAGCTATAGATGAAGCGCACTGTATTAGTGAATGGGGTCATGATTTTAGACCAGAATACCGTAACCTAAGACAAATTATAAAACGTATAGACGAGACCGTGCCTATTATTGGTTTAACGGCAACCGCAACGCCTAAAGTTCAGGAAGATATTCTTAAAAACTTAGGTATTCACGATGCGGTAACTTTTAAAGCCTCGTTTAACAGACCTAATTTGTACTACGAGGTACGGCCTAAAACCAAACAAGTAGATAGCGATATTATTCGGTTTGTAAAGCAAAACGAAGGCAAATCTGGTATTATTTATTGTTTAAGTAGAAAACGTGTTGAAGAATTAGCACAGGTATTACAAGTTAATGGTATTAAGGCTTTGCCGTACCATGCCGGATTAGATGCCAAAACGCGTGTAAAACATCAAGACATGTTTTTAATGGAAGATGTCGATGTTATTGTTGCTACTATAGCATTCGGAATGGGTATCGATAAACCCGATGTGCGTTTTGTAATTCATCACGATATTCCAAAAAGTATAGAAAGTTATTATCAGGAGACGGGTAGAGCTGGACGTGACGGTGGCGAAGGCCATTGTTTAGCTTATTATTCCTATAAAGATATTGAAAAGCTTGAAAAATTTATGTCTGGTAAACCTGTGGCCGAACAAGAAATTGGCCATGCGTTATTACAGGAAGTAGTAGCTTTTGCAGAGACTTCCATTTCTAGGCGTAAGTTTATTTTACATTATTTTGGTGAGGAGTTTGATAACGAAACCGGAGAAGGTGGAGATATGGATGATAATGTTCGTCACCCTAAAAAGCAAACCGAAGCTAAAGACGATGCCGTCTTGCTTTTAAAAACGGTGGTGAATACTAAAGAAAAATATAAGTCGAAAGATTTAGTTAATGTGGTTATTGGTAAATCGAATGCCTTAATTAAATCGCATAAAACCGACGAACAACCCTTTTTCGGCAAAGGAAAGCATAAAGAAGATAAATACTGGATGGCATTATTACGACAAGTTTTAGTAGCCGGGTATTTAAAAAAGGATATTGAAACTTACGGGGTTTTAAAAATTAATGAAGCTGGTAAGGCTTTTATTAAATCGCCAACCTCGTTTATGATGACCGAAGATCATGTGTTTAGTAGCGAGCAAGAGGACAATGCCATTGCGTCTATTAAAGGAGGCGCCGCAACTACCGATGCTGCTTTAATGCGTATGCTTAAGGATTTACGTAAAAAGAATGCTAAAAAATTAGGAGTGCCACCTTTTGTTATTTTCCAAGATCCATCGTTAGAAGATATGGCTTTAAAATATCCTATTTCTATGACAGAATTATCTAATGTGCATGGGGTGGGAGAAGGAAAAGCAAAGAAATACGGAGCAGATTTTGTAAAATTGATAGCCCAATATGTAGAGGATAATGATATTGTGCGTCCAGACGATTTGGTTGTAAAATCTACAGGTTCCAATTCGGGGCTAAAACTGTATATTATTCAGAATATAGACAGAAAATTACCTTTAGATGATATTGCTTCTGCCAAAGGTATGGAGATGAAAGATTTTATTAAGGAAATGGAGGCCATTGTATTTTCTGGAACCAAATTAAATATTGATTATTGGATAAACGATATTTTAGACGAAGATCAGCAGGAAGAAATTCATGATTATTTTATGGAATCTGAAACCGACAAAATAGATTTGGCTATTGAAGAATTTGACGGAGATTATGACGATGAAGAATTACGATTATACCGTATTAAATTCATTAGTGAAGTTGCCAATTAA
- a CDS encoding acetate/propionate family kinase, with protein MKILVINSGSSSIKFQLIEMPAEVVVASGLVERIGLEEGAIHYKDQTNAVSLTMPIPNHAAGLSKVASMLMDEKTGVIKDVAEIDLVGHRVVHGGKKFSDPVEITSEVKDSIRNLFLLAPLHNPPNLEGIEVAEDIFTSAKQIALFDTAFHQSLPEVAYKYAIANKYLEEDDVRVYGFHGLSHKYVTEKAVEFLGKPDAKLISIHLGNGCSMTAVHNGQSLDHTLGFGPNDGLIMGTRSGAIDQSVIFFLMDKYKLNKDEIVTILSKESGMLGLTGYSDLREIEAEAEKGNKECMIALDMNTYRVKKFIGAYAAALNGLDAIIFTAGIGENSSTMRKMICENMDYFGLELNQEENAQRSPNVREISTPESKTKILVVPTNEELEIATQCYSIFKA; from the coding sequence ATGAAAATTCTTGTTATTAATTCTGGTAGTTCTTCTATTAAATTTCAACTTATCGAAATGCCAGCTGAAGTTGTCGTGGCCTCTGGTCTGGTTGAACGTATTGGTTTAGAAGAAGGCGCTATCCATTATAAGGATCAAACAAACGCTGTATCATTAACAATGCCTATTCCAAACCACGCTGCTGGTTTATCTAAAGTTGCAAGCATGTTAATGGACGAAAAAACAGGTGTAATTAAAGATGTTGCAGAAATCGATCTAGTTGGTCACCGTGTCGTTCACGGCGGAAAAAAATTCTCTGACCCCGTAGAAATCACTTCTGAAGTTAAGGACAGTATCCGTAACTTATTTTTATTAGCACCACTTCATAACCCACCAAATTTAGAAGGTATTGAAGTTGCTGAAGACATTTTTACATCAGCAAAACAAATTGCACTTTTCGACACAGCTTTTCACCAGTCTTTACCAGAAGTAGCATACAAATATGCTATTGCTAACAAATACTTAGAGGAAGATGACGTTCGTGTTTATGGATTCCACGGACTTTCTCATAAATATGTTACAGAAAAAGCAGTTGAATTTTTAGGAAAACCAGATGCTAAACTTATTTCTATTCACTTAGGAAACGGGTGTAGTATGACAGCTGTTCACAACGGTCAGAGTTTAGATCACACCTTAGGATTTGGTCCTAACGATGGTCTTATTATGGGTACTCGTAGTGGTGCTATCGATCAGTCTGTAATTTTCTTTTTAATGGATAAATACAAGCTAAACAAAGACGAGATTGTAACTATCTTATCAAAAGAAAGCGGTATGTTAGGATTAACTGGATATAGCGATTTAAGAGAAATTGAAGCTGAAGCTGAAAAAGGAAATAAAGAATGTATGATTGCTTTAGACATGAATACATACCGTGTTAAGAAATTTATTGGTGCATATGCTGCAGCTTTAAACGGATTAGACGCCATAATTTTTACAGCTGGTATTGGTGAAAACAGTTCTACTATGAGAAAAATGATATGTGAAAACATGGATTATTTCGGACTTGAACTAAACCAAGAGGAAAATGCTCAACGTTCTCCAAATGTTCGTGAAATTAGCACTCCAGAATCTAAAACTAAAATATTAGTAGTACCTACTAATGAAGAATTAGAAATTGCAACACAATGTTATTCAATTTTTAAAGCTTAA
- the tatC gene encoding twin-arginine translocase subunit TatC: MANKKNVNEMSFLDHLEDLRWHLIRATGAVMIAAVIAFLAKSFIFDTLLFGPTRPSFFTYDILCKISQSLGLDDSFCFNEAAFEIQSRTMAGQFSAHIWTAITAGFIIAFPYILFELWRFISPGMHPSERKNSRGFIIISSILFFMGVLFGYYVICPLSINFLGTYQVSEKVHNDFDLSSYISLIRSSVIACGLIFELPIIIYFLAKVGIITPEILRKYRKFALVIVLIVSAIITPPDIASQVIVAIPVLILYEVSIYIAKFVTRKERKKSKAIRNV; the protein is encoded by the coding sequence ATGGCTAATAAAAAGAATGTAAACGAGATGTCTTTTTTAGATCATCTTGAAGATTTAAGATGGCATTTAATTCGAGCTACGGGAGCTGTAATGATAGCAGCCGTAATTGCCTTTTTAGCTAAAAGCTTTATTTTTGACACTTTACTTTTTGGACCTACAAGACCAAGTTTTTTTACCTACGATATACTATGTAAAATCTCTCAGTCTTTAGGTTTAGACGATAGTTTTTGTTTTAATGAGGCGGCTTTCGAAATACAAAGTAGAACCATGGCTGGTCAGTTTTCTGCTCATATTTGGACAGCAATTACCGCCGGGTTTATAATAGCATTCCCATATATTTTATTCGAATTATGGCGTTTTATTAGCCCTGGAATGCACCCTAGCGAGCGTAAAAATTCAAGAGGGTTTATTATTATTTCATCTATTTTATTTTTTATGGGTGTTCTGTTTGGATACTATGTTATTTGCCCGTTGTCTATAAACTTTTTAGGAACCTATCAAGTCAGTGAAAAAGTACATAACGACTTCGATTTAAGCAGTTACATTAGCTTAATACGATCGTCGGTTATTGCCTGCGGACTTATTTTTGAGTTACCTATAATTATATACTTTTTAGCAAAAGTTGGTATTATAACCCCAGAAATTCTAAGAAAATACAGAAAATTTGCCCTAGTTATCGTACTTATTGTTTCAGCAATAATTACACCTCCAGATATCGCGAGTCAAGTTATTGTGGCTATCCCTGTATTAATTTTATATGAAGTAAGTATTTATATTGCAAAGTTTGTAACCCGAAAAGAACGTAAAAAATCTAAAGCCATAAGAAATGTCTGA
- the pta gene encoding phosphate acetyltransferase: MSKGLYIATLEPNSGKSIISLGLMQNLLGKTAKVAYFRPIIDKDANDKRDNHIDTLMSHFNLDIPYTETYALTRNEIIQNRNSGNIGSSIDTIIKKYKALEDKYDFILVEGTDFLGEGSVFEFDWNVNIAKNLGLPTLIVSTGVDKTLEEFTNNIEMAYKSYKSHDVEVLALIANKIEPQNIDALQKSLKSFTPDNVEVIAIPMVKSLASPTMKEIKETLNGNVLFGDAHLGNLSGKFAVGAMQLRNFLTHIDEGSVVITPGDRADLILGSLQAHISSNYPNISGIILTGGILPEEPILKLIDGLTTVVPIISVNDGTFNTTHRIGNIKSNIYAESKTKILTSIETFQKHVPVENLLEKLSSFENKVITPRMFQYNLIQKARKVKKRIVLPEASDPRILTAAARLEVLDLVDIILLGNPKEIKEKATELGLTLDYNKTKVIFPSDYEKFEDYVETFYELRKHKNVNMDMARDMMNDVSYFGTMMIYKNDADGMVSGAVNTTGHTILPALQFIKTKPECSIVSSVFFMCLDDRVSVFGDCAINPNPNAAQLAEIAISSARSSEAFGIEPRVAMLSYSSGSSGKGEDVDKVREATEIVRKQCPDLKIEGPIQYDAAVDLKVGQSKMPGSDVAGQATVLIFPDLNTGNNTYKAVQRETGALAIGPMLQGLNKPVNDLSRGCTVDDIFNTVILTAIQAQGI; encoded by the coding sequence ATGAGCAAAGGACTTTATATTGCCACCTTGGAACCCAACAGTGGAAAATCTATTATTTCGCTTGGTTTAATGCAAAACCTTTTAGGTAAAACCGCCAAAGTTGCCTACTTCAGGCCAATTATTGACAAAGATGCTAACGATAAACGAGATAATCATATCGATACATTAATGTCTCATTTTAATTTAGATATTCCTTATACCGAAACTTACGCCTTAACACGTAATGAAATCATTCAAAATAGAAATTCTGGAAACATCGGAAGTTCTATAGATACAATAATTAAAAAGTATAAGGCGTTAGAAGACAAGTACGATTTTATTTTAGTAGAAGGTACCGATTTCTTAGGAGAAGGTAGTGTATTTGAATTTGATTGGAATGTAAATATTGCAAAAAACTTAGGTTTACCAACATTAATTGTAAGCACAGGTGTCGATAAAACCTTAGAAGAATTTACTAACAACATTGAAATGGCTTATAAAAGTTATAAAAGTCACGATGTTGAAGTACTTGCTTTAATTGCTAATAAAATTGAACCTCAAAATATTGATGCGCTTCAAAAATCATTAAAAAGTTTTACACCAGACAATGTAGAAGTTATAGCCATTCCTATGGTAAAATCTTTAGCCTCTCCTACTATGAAGGAGATTAAAGAAACTTTAAACGGGAATGTTCTTTTTGGAGATGCTCATTTAGGGAATCTTTCTGGAAAATTTGCTGTTGGAGCTATGCAATTGCGAAATTTCCTTACACATATAGACGAAGGATCTGTAGTAATTACTCCTGGTGATCGTGCCGATTTAATTTTAGGTTCTTTACAAGCTCATATTTCTAGTAATTACCCAAATATTTCTGGTATTATTTTAACTGGAGGAATTCTTCCAGAAGAACCAATTTTAAAATTAATTGACGGTTTAACAACTGTTGTGCCTATCATTTCTGTAAACGATGGTACATTTAATACAACACATAGAATCGGGAATATTAAATCGAATATCTATGCAGAAAGTAAAACCAAGATATTAACGTCTATTGAAACGTTCCAAAAACATGTGCCTGTAGAAAACTTGTTAGAAAAACTTTCGTCTTTCGAAAACAAGGTGATTACACCACGTATGTTCCAATACAACTTAATACAAAAAGCACGAAAAGTAAAAAAACGTATTGTTTTACCTGAAGCGTCAGACCCACGTATTTTAACTGCGGCAGCGCGTTTAGAAGTTTTAGATTTAGTTGATATTATTTTATTAGGTAATCCTAAAGAAATTAAAGAAAAAGCTACCGAACTAGGCTTGACTTTAGATTACAATAAAACAAAAGTTATTTTCCCTTCAGATTACGAGAAATTCGAAGACTATGTAGAAACCTTCTACGAATTACGTAAACATAAAAATGTAAACATGGATATGGCTAGAGACATGATGAACGATGTGTCTTATTTCGGTACCATGATGATTTACAAAAACGACGCCGACGGAATGGTTTCTGGAGCGGTTAACACTACAGGACACACCATTCTACCTGCATTACAATTTATTAAAACAAAACCAGAATGTTCTATTGTTTCGTCTGTATTCTTTATGTGCTTAGACGACCGTGTTTCTGTATTTGGTGATTGTGCTATTAACCCTAATCCAAATGCTGCACAGTTAGCAGAAATTGCTATTTCTTCTGCAAGAAGCTCTGAAGCCTTTGGTATAGAACCTCGTGTTGCCATGTTATCTTACTCTTCTGGATCTTCTGGAAAGGGTGAAGATGTAGACAAGGTAAGAGAAGCTACAGAAATTGTAAGAAAACAATGTCCAGATCTTAAAATTGAAGGTCCAATTCAATATGATGCGGCTGTAGACTTAAAAGTTGGTCAAAGTAAAATGCCAGGATCAGATGTTGCTGGGCAAGCTACCGTGCTTATTTTCCCTGATTTAAATACAGGAAATAACACTTACAAAGCCGTGCAAAGAGAAACTGGAGCCTTAGCAATTGGCCCAATGTTACAAGGTTTAAACAAGCCTGTTAACGATTTAAGCCGTGGTTGTACCGTAGACGATATATTTAACACTGTAATTTTAACGGCTATTCAAGCACAAGGTATTTAA
- a CDS encoding KpsF/GutQ family sugar-phosphate isomerase has product MNNYNTIIDSANQVFELEGQSILNLKSYINDNFVKTVDLIYKSKGRVIITGIGKSAIIASKIVATLNSTGTPSIFMHAADAIHGDLGLILKDDVVICISKSGNTPEIKVLVPLIKSTKNPLIAITGNADSFLGQHCDYLLNTHVEKEACPLNLAPTTSTTAQLVMGDALAVCLLELRGFSSGDFAKYHPGGALGKKLYLRVVDISSVNNKPEVHPDTNIKDVIINISKNMLGVTAVVENKNVVGIITDGDLRRMLSKTDNFINLKAKDIMGQSPKTINEDAMAIKALELMEKNDISQLLVCKDDNTYAGVVHIHDLIKEGII; this is encoded by the coding sequence TTGAACAACTACAATACCATCATAGACTCTGCAAATCAAGTGTTTGAGCTAGAAGGTCAATCTATTTTAAATTTAAAATCATACATAAATGACAACTTTGTCAAAACTGTAGACCTTATTTACAAGTCTAAAGGCCGTGTTATTATTACTGGTATTGGTAAAAGTGCCATCATTGCAAGTAAGATTGTAGCGACTCTAAATTCTACAGGAACACCTTCTATTTTTATGCATGCTGCCGATGCTATTCATGGCGATTTAGGACTTATTTTAAAAGACGATGTGGTGATTTGTATTTCTAAAAGTGGAAATACTCCCGAAATAAAAGTGTTGGTTCCGTTAATAAAAAGCACCAAAAATCCACTTATCGCTATTACTGGAAATGCAGATTCGTTTTTGGGTCAGCACTGCGACTATCTTTTAAATACACATGTGGAAAAAGAAGCCTGTCCTTTAAACCTAGCACCAACCACAAGTACTACAGCACAATTAGTTATGGGTGATGCCTTGGCAGTTTGTTTATTAGAATTACGCGGATTTTCAAGTGGCGATTTTGCTAAATATCACCCTGGAGGCGCACTTGGTAAAAAACTATATTTACGTGTTGTAGATATATCATCTGTAAACAATAAACCCGAAGTACATCCAGATACAAATATAAAAGACGTTATTATTAACATTTCTAAAAATATGTTAGGTGTAACAGCTGTGGTAGAAAACAAAAATGTAGTGGGTATTATTACCGATGGTGATTTAAGACGAATGTTATCTAAAACCGATAATTTTATAAATCTTAAAGCCAAAGATATCATGGGGCAATCTCCAAAAACCATTAATGAAGATGCTATGGCAATAAAGGCATTAGAGCTTATGGAAAAAAATGATATCTCTCAACTCCTAGTGTGCAAAGATGATAACACCTATGCTGGTGTGGTTCATATTCACGATTTAATAAAAGAAGGTATTATATAA
- a CDS encoding carboxymuconolactone decarboxylase family protein yields the protein MSDIVTEFNDYRAKMNDRILSDDNKIIKRIFNLDTNAFQEGALDVKTKELLGLVASTVLRCDDCIKYHLETAFKLGISRAQVVETLGIATLVGGTIVIPHLRRAYEFWDALEASKS from the coding sequence ATGTCTGATATCGTAACCGAATTTAACGACTATAGAGCCAAAATGAACGACCGCATTTTGAGCGACGATAATAAAATTATAAAACGTATTTTTAATTTAGATACCAATGCCTTCCAAGAAGGTGCTTTAGATGTTAAGACTAAAGAGCTTTTAGGCTTAGTAGCGTCAACTGTTTTACGCTGCGATGATTGTATAAAATATCATTTAGAAACGGCTTTCAAACTAGGAATCTCGAGAGCACAAGTTGTAGAAACTTTAGGTATAGCCACTCTAGTTGGTGGTACTATTGTTATTCCTCATTTACGTCGTGCTTACGAATTTTGGGATGCTTTAGAAGCGTCTAAATCTTAA
- a CDS encoding DUF5074 domain-containing protein, whose translation MKNKFKNLKYAAAAFVLALGLSCSNDDDFTPTTPPAFEADQDLSATLTMGDSITLYPKLSQREAATFKWEMNGEVVSTDSIYVYKPDTRGESQITVSAGNDGGVVSLTYDVKTWGAYENGFFTVNEGWFGHGTGTVSFYRYDTEKIEDSIFAKTNPDKDLKPYGSTLEFGTIYNEKLYLVSKAGGPLVVTDAYTLKEEKRIEADKSLSWRAFTGINNDLGVLTSGDGIYKIDLNTLETQGPLAGITGQMGDVVVSGDYIYALSARNGLVIFDVNTFEVVKTIENMSQGITKTADGTVYTAGGTSLVKINPTTLEIENIPLGFTANGVWGAWHPGSMAASADAVFIAKNGPWSGGNEIYRYDGDATSLASPFVSLPETQVIFGSGIGYDLEKEQLVINALDKGWGESYSRNTLYIFDGLTGTQTKAIDFTGYYFPAINVFH comes from the coding sequence ATGAAAAACAAATTCAAAAATTTAAAATATGCAGCGGCTGCATTTGTATTAGCATTAGGGCTAAGTTGTAGTAACGACGACGATTTTACGCCAACAACTCCGCCAGCTTTTGAAGCAGATCAAGATTTAAGTGCAACCTTAACTATGGGAGATAGCATCACGTTGTACCCAAAATTATCGCAGCGTGAAGCAGCTACTTTTAAATGGGAAATGAATGGCGAAGTAGTAAGCACAGATTCTATTTATGTTTATAAACCAGACACCCGTGGGGAATCGCAAATTACCGTTTCGGCAGGAAACGATGGGGGCGTTGTATCTTTAACTTACGATGTTAAAACTTGGGGTGCATACGAAAACGGATTCTTTACCGTAAACGAAGGTTGGTTTGGACACGGTACAGGAACGGTTAGTTTTTACAGATACGACACCGAAAAAATTGAGGATAGTATTTTTGCGAAAACGAATCCAGATAAAGATTTAAAACCCTATGGTTCAACCTTAGAATTCGGAACCATTTATAATGAAAAGTTGTATTTGGTATCTAAAGCCGGTGGACCTTTAGTGGTTACAGATGCCTATACTTTAAAAGAAGAAAAGCGTATTGAAGCTGATAAAAGTTTGAGTTGGAGAGCTTTTACCGGAATTAATAACGATTTAGGGGTGTTAACTTCTGGTGATGGTATTTATAAAATAGATTTAAATACCCTAGAAACCCAAGGACCTTTAGCTGGTATTACTGGGCAAATGGGAGATGTGGTAGTTTCTGGAGATTATATTTATGCACTTTCAGCTAGAAATGGATTAGTAATTTTTGATGTGAATACTTTTGAAGTTGTAAAAACTATTGAAAATATGTCTCAAGGAATTACCAAAACAGCCGATGGTACAGTATATACAGCCGGTGGTACTTCGCTAGTAAAAATTAATCCAACAACACTAGAAATCGAAAACATTCCTTTAGGTTTTACAGCTAATGGTGTTTGGGGAGCATGGCATCCCGGTTCTATGGCGGCAAGTGCAGATGCTGTTTTTATTGCTAAAAATGGCCCTTGGAGTGGAGGAAATGAAATTTATAGATATGACGGCGATGCGACTTCATTGGCTAGTCCGTTTGTTAGTTTGCCAGAAACTCAAGTGATATTCGGATCGGGAATTGGTTACGATTTGGAAAAAGAACAGCTTGTTATAAATGCGTTAGATAAAGGTTGGGGTGAAAGTTATAGCCGAAATACCTTATACATATTTGATGGGTTAACAGGTACACAAACTAAAGCTATCGATTTTACGGGGTATTATTTCCCTGCAATTAATGTGTTTCATTAA
- the lptB gene encoding LPS export ABC transporter ATP-binding protein, which produces MKLKAEHLMKSYNGRKVVKDVSLEVNQGEIVGLLGPNGAGKTTSFYMIVGLVKPNGGTIHLENTEITKYPMYKRAQNGIGYLAQEASVFRKLSIEDNILSVLQLTKLSKKEQLMKMESLIEEFSLGHIRKNRGDLLSGGERRRTEIARALATDPSFILLDEPFAGVDPVAVEDIQRIVAQLTKKNIGILITDHNVQETLAITDRTYLMFEGSILKAGEPEELASDEMVRKVYLGQNFELRKKKLDF; this is translated from the coding sequence GTGAAACTAAAAGCTGAACATTTAATGAAGTCCTACAACGGACGAAAAGTTGTAAAAGATGTCTCTTTAGAGGTGAATCAAGGTGAAATTGTGGGTTTATTAGGTCCGAATGGCGCCGGAAAAACAACCTCTTTTTACATGATTGTTGGTCTGGTGAAACCTAATGGCGGAACGATTCATTTAGAAAATACAGAAATCACAAAATATCCCATGTATAAACGTGCCCAAAATGGAATTGGATATTTGGCACAAGAGGCATCGGTTTTTAGAAAACTGAGTATTGAAGATAATATTTTAAGCGTATTACAACTTACCAAACTAAGCAAAAAGGAACAACTCATGAAAATGGAGTCCCTTATTGAAGAATTTAGTTTAGGACATATCCGTAAAAACCGAGGCGATTTATTATCGGGAGGCGAGCGTAGACGAACAGAAATTGCTCGTGCCCTTGCGACCGACCCAAGTTTTATTTTACTAGACGAACCTTTTGCAGGAGTAGATCCTGTGGCGGTTGAAGATATTCAGCGTATTGTTGCCCAACTTACCAAAAAAAATATCGGAATTTTAATTACCGATCATAACGTTCAAGAAACTTTAGCCATTACAGATCGTACGTATTTAATGTTTGAAGGTAGTATTCTTAAAGCAGGAGAACCTGAGGAATTAGCTAGCGACGAAATGGTTAGAAAGGTCTATTTAGGCCAGAATTTTGAGCTTCGTAAGAAGAAATTGGATTTTTAG